A window of the Cicer arietinum cultivar CDC Frontier isolate Library 1 chromosome 6, Cicar.CDCFrontier_v2.0, whole genome shotgun sequence genome harbors these coding sequences:
- the LOC101508581 gene encoding uncharacterized protein: MVMDRFHKANPPSFEGHYNPDGAQKWLQEVEKIFRGVACPASQKVHLGTFMLTEEAEHWWDNACQRLDNAGTPITWAIFKDMFLIKYFPEDIYNIKEMEFVKLEHGNMSVAEYAAKFEELSRYYPLYVGEA, from the coding sequence atGGTGATGGATCGATTCCACAAGGCTAACCCTCCATCGTTTGAAGGTCACTATAATCCTGATGGAGCTCAAAAGTGGTTGCAAGAAGTTGAGAAAATTTTCAGAGGAGTGGCATGTCCCGCAAGTCAGAAAGTGCATCTTGGCACCTTTATGTTGACAGAGGAAGCTGAACATTGGTGGGATAATGCGTGCCAACGTTTAGATAATGCAGGGACTCCAATTACTTGGGCTATATTCAAGGACATGTTTTTAATTAAGTATTTCCCTGAAGATATCTATAATATAAAGGAGATGgaatttgttaaattggaaCATGGGAATATGTCAGTAGCagagtatgctgctaagttcGAGGAATTATCCAGGTACTATCCACTCTATGTTGGAGAGGCATGA